The following are from one region of the Magallana gigas chromosome 4, xbMagGiga1.1, whole genome shotgun sequence genome:
- the LOC105340063 gene encoding aldose reductase-related protein 2 isoform X1 has product MNDSLTSLKLSNGLQMPSVGLGTWLSLKDEMKTAVRSALDSGYRHIDTAYTYKNEDAIGEELQEYLKNGKVKREDLFIVTKLGLIHMEPKQVRRSIEMSLKKLQLDYVDLYLIHWPVTLEYDGDDENLLPLTEDGKWKTAEKSDLLQTWKAMEELVDLGLTKSIGVSNFNISQVERICTIAKHKPVINQVECNIYWPQNELFEACKKLGVTITSYASFGSPGRPGEYKEAEEPKPMEDPIIQRIAKKHGKTPAQVLVRNLLQREMIVIPKSVSPERILTNIQVFDFNLTKEEMDEIKGITVKHSFFNFFGDLFGNHQERPF; this is encoded by the exons ATGAATGATTCATTGACCTCTTTAAAGTTATCCAATGGATTACAGATGCCTTCTGTTGGACTAGGAACATGGCTG AGCCTGAAGGACGAGATGAAAACTGCGGTCCGTTCGGCTCTGGACTCTGGATATCGACACATAGACACCGCCTACACTTACAAGAACGAAGACGCCATCGGAGAAGAACTCCAGGAATACTTGAAGAACGGGAAAGTCAAGAGGGAAGACTTGTTTATCGTTACCAAG CTTGGATTGATTCATATGGAACCAAAGCAGGTCAGGAGGTCCATTGAGATGAGTCTGAAGAAACTGCAGCTGGACTACGTAGACCTCTACCTAATCCACTGGCCTGTAACACTTGAG TATGATGGAGACGACGAAAATCTCCTTCCTTTAACTGAGGATGGAAAATGGAAGACAGCTGAGAAATCGGATCTTTTGCAAACATGGAAG GCTATGGAAGAACTTGTCGACTTAGGGCTGACAAAATCCATCGGTGTGTCCAACTTCAACATTTCACAGGTTGAAAGAATTTGCACGATTGCCAAACACAAACCAGTGATCAACCAg gtGGAATGTAACATCTACTGGCCACAAAATGAGTTGTTTGAAGCTTGTAAGAAGCTGGGCGTGACAATTACTTCCTATGCTTCATTCGGCTCGCCCGGAAGACCTGGCGAATA TAAAGAAGCGGAAGAACCAAAACCAATGGAAGACCCTATCATTCAAAGAATTGCTAAGAAGCACGGTAAAACTCCCGCACAG GTTCTGGTAAGAAATCTCTTACAAAGGGAAATGATTGTGATCCCAAAGAGCGTTTCCCCTGAAAGAATACTGACTAACATTCAG GTCTTTGATTTCAATCTTACAAAAGAAGAAATGGATGAAATAAAAGGCATCACTGTTAAACACAgcttctttaatttctttggcgACTT gTTTGGTAATCATCAGGAACGCCCGTTTTAA
- the LOC105340063 gene encoding aldose reductase-related protein 2 isoform X2 — protein MNDSLTSVKLSNGLQMPSVGLGTWLSLKDEMKTAVRSALDSGYRHIDTAYTYKNEDAIGEELQEYLKNGKVKREDLFIVTKLGLIHMEPKQVRRSIEMSLKKLQLDYVDLYLIHWPVTLEYDGDDENLLPLTEDGKWKTAEKSDLLQTWKAMEELVDLGLTKSIGVSNFNISQVERICTIAKHKPVINQVECNIYWPQNELFEACKKLGVTITSYASFGSPGRPGEYKEAEEPKPMEDPIIQRIAKKHGKTPAQVLVRNLLQREMIVIPKSVSPERILTNIQVFDFNLTKEEMDEIKGITVKHSFFNFFGDLFGNHQERPF, from the exons ATGAATGATTCTTTGACCTCTGTAAAGTTATCCAATGGATTACAGATGCCTTCTGTTGGACTAGGAACATGGCTG AGCCTGAAGGACGAGATGAAAACTGCGGTCCGTTCGGCTCTGGACTCTGGATATCGACACATAGACACCGCCTACACTTACAAGAACGAAGACGCCATCGGAGAAGAACTCCAGGAATACTTGAAGAACGGGAAAGTCAAGAGGGAAGACTTGTTTATCGTTACCAAG CTTGGATTGATTCATATGGAACCAAAGCAGGTCAGGAGGTCCATTGAGATGAGTCTGAAGAAACTGCAGCTGGACTACGTAGACCTCTACCTAATCCACTGGCCTGTAACACTTGAG TATGATGGAGACGACGAAAATCTCCTTCCTTTAACTGAGGATGGAAAATGGAAGACAGCTGAGAAATCGGATCTTTTGCAAACATGGAAG GCTATGGAAGAACTTGTCGACTTAGGGCTGACAAAATCCATCGGTGTGTCCAACTTCAACATTTCACAGGTTGAAAGAATTTGCACGATTGCCAAACACAAACCAGTGATCAACCAg gtGGAATGTAACATCTACTGGCCACAAAATGAGTTGTTTGAAGCTTGTAAGAAGCTGGGCGTGACAATTACTTCCTATGCTTCATTCGGCTCGCCCGGAAGACCTGGCGAATA TAAAGAAGCGGAAGAACCAAAACCAATGGAAGACCCTATCATTCAAAGAATTGCTAAGAAGCACGGTAAAACTCCCGCACAG GTTCTGGTAAGAAATCTCTTACAAAGGGAAATGATTGTGATCCCAAAGAGCGTTTCCCCTGAAAGAATACTGACTAACATTCAG GTCTTTGATTTCAATCTTACAAAAGAAGAAATGGATGAAATAAAAGGCATCACTGTTAAACACAgcttctttaatttctttggcgACTT gTTTGGTAATCATCAGGAACGCCCGTTTTAA
- the LOC105340063 gene encoding aldose reductase-related protein 2 isoform X3, whose product MKTAVRSALDSGYRHIDTAYTYKNEDAIGEELQEYLKNGKVKREDLFIVTKLGLIHMEPKQVRRSIEMSLKKLQLDYVDLYLIHWPVTLEYDGDDENLLPLTEDGKWKTAEKSDLLQTWKAMEELVDLGLTKSIGVSNFNISQVERICTIAKHKPVINQVECNIYWPQNELFEACKKLGVTITSYASFGSPGRPGEYKEAEEPKPMEDPIIQRIAKKHGKTPAQVLVRNLLQREMIVIPKSVSPERILTNIQVFDFNLTKEEMDEIKGITVKHSFFNFFGDLFGNHQERPF is encoded by the exons ATGAAAACTGCGGTCCGTTCGGCTCTGGACTCTGGATATCGACACATAGACACCGCCTACACTTACAAGAACGAAGACGCCATCGGAGAAGAACTCCAGGAATACTTGAAGAACGGGAAAGTCAAGAGGGAAGACTTGTTTATCGTTACCAAG CTTGGATTGATTCATATGGAACCAAAGCAGGTCAGGAGGTCCATTGAGATGAGTCTGAAGAAACTGCAGCTGGACTACGTAGACCTCTACCTAATCCACTGGCCTGTAACACTTGAG TATGATGGAGACGACGAAAATCTCCTTCCTTTAACTGAGGATGGAAAATGGAAGACAGCTGAGAAATCGGATCTTTTGCAAACATGGAAG GCTATGGAAGAACTTGTCGACTTAGGGCTGACAAAATCCATCGGTGTGTCCAACTTCAACATTTCACAGGTTGAAAGAATTTGCACGATTGCCAAACACAAACCAGTGATCAACCAg gtGGAATGTAACATCTACTGGCCACAAAATGAGTTGTTTGAAGCTTGTAAGAAGCTGGGCGTGACAATTACTTCCTATGCTTCATTCGGCTCGCCCGGAAGACCTGGCGAATA TAAAGAAGCGGAAGAACCAAAACCAATGGAAGACCCTATCATTCAAAGAATTGCTAAGAAGCACGGTAAAACTCCCGCACAG GTTCTGGTAAGAAATCTCTTACAAAGGGAAATGATTGTGATCCCAAAGAGCGTTTCCCCTGAAAGAATACTGACTAACATTCAG GTCTTTGATTTCAATCTTACAAAAGAAGAAATGGATGAAATAAAAGGCATCACTGTTAAACACAgcttctttaatttctttggcgACTT gTTTGGTAATCATCAGGAACGCCCGTTTTAA